AGTAATGGTGGAAGCCGTGGGCCGACGCGGCGGTGGGCGCGAGAGCGGCAGCGCCGAGCGAACCGGCGGCGATCAGACCAAGAGCAAGCTTGCGAAACATTTTCATTCTCCAGTGTGGCGCGAAGCCGTTGTTGTGTCCCTGCATCTCGGTCGGGTCGACGCGTGAATGCGTTCACGCGATGAGGCAAGAATCGTGTTTCAGGATTGTTTCGTCAGTTGCGGCGAGATGCGCCGCCGTCAGGCTTTCCGCGCCGCGCGATAGCGCGCGGCCATCGCCTGCGTCATCTCGGCCATCTTCTCGCGGAGATCGGCGGGCTCCAACACCTCGACCTCGGACCCCAGCCGCAGCAATTCGGCTGCGGCATGCCACGAGGTCTTCCCGGTGGGCACCCTTGCGATGCGCCAACCGTCGGCATCAGTCGTCTCTTCGATCTGCGTGCGCGCCCTGACGTAAGGCTGGCTCAGCGCATCGAGCAGTTTTACCCCGATTGGCGACAGCCGTACGATCGCGACGTTCGGGTGCATCTCGGTCTCGAGCCGCAGCGTCGCATCCTGCCAATAGGCGGCGAGGTCGAAATCGGCGGGACGATCGAAGCGGTCGTCGAGTGCCGTGCAGTCGAGCACGCGCGCGATGCGATAGGTGCGCACGCTGCCGTCGACTTGGCCTGCGAGATACCAACTGCCGCCCTTCAGCACGAGGCCGAGCGGAGCGACACGGCGCTGCTTCTCGGCGCGCCAGCTCTGATAGCGGATTTTGATGAGTGTCCCGCGGAGGGCCGCGCCGGCAATCGCGCGCAGATGCTTTGGCTCTTCTGCCTCGCCGAACCAGCCCGGCGCATCCAGATGAAAGCGCTCCTGCATCCGGCCGGCGTCTTCGCGCAAGTTTGCGGGCAGTGCCGCCATCAGCTTGCTCTGTGCGGCGATCATTGCGGCATCCAGCCCCAGCGCCGCCGCCGGGCCCGGCAATCCCGCCAGGAACAGCGCGCCCGCTTCGCTCTGCGATAGCCCGTTGAGGCGCACGCGATAGCCGTCGAGCAGGCGGTAGCCACCCTCCGCACCGCGGTCGGCATAGACGGGGACGCCGGATGCCGCGAGCGCGTCGATGTCGCGATAGATCGTGCGCACCGAGACTTCGCAGGCCTCTGCAAGCGCGGGCGCAGTGACCTGCCCCTTGGCCTGGAGAGTGGTGAGGATCGACAACATCCGGCTCGCGCGCATGATCCCTTAAACCATACCTGACACAGGATGTCAGGTATGGTCGGCTAGAGATGCGCCCATCGCAAACCGGCCCAAGGGAGATCCGCCATGACCGATCCGAACCGCATCACGCTGTATTATTCGCCGCAGAGCCGCGCCACCGGCACGCGGGTGTTGCTGGAGGAGCTCGGCGCGCCCTATGACCTTCACGTCCTCAACATGAAGGCCGGCGAGCAGCGGAGGCCTCCCTATCTCGCCATCAATCCGCTCGGCAAAGTGCCGGCGATCCGGCATGGCGAGGCACTCGTGACCGAACAGGTCGCCATTTACATCTATCTCGCCGACCTGTTTCCGCAAGCCGGCCTGACGCCCGCGCTCAACGATCCGCTGCGCGGTCCCTATTTGCGCTGGACCGCCTATTACGGCTCCTCCTTCGAGCCCGCGCTGATCGACAAGTTCATGCAGCGCGAACCTGCGCCGATCACGCAGTCGCCCTACGCCGATTACGACACCATGCTGGGTGCGTTCGAGGCGCAGCTGTCGGAGGGGCCCTATCTGCTCGGCGAGCGGATGACCGCCGCCGATATCCTGTGGGGCGTCGCGTTCAACTGGACCATGATGTTCGGCATCGTGCCGAAGAAGGATGTGTTCGTCCGCTATTGCGAGCGCATCACCTCGCGGCCGGCATTCCAACGCATCAATGCGGCGGATGATGAGATGGCGGCACAGCATGCGGCGGCTGTGGGTGGGGCCAGCTCTTAGTGTCATCCCGGCGAAAGTGGGGCCTTCGCCGGGACGACACTGAGGGTGTGTGGTCCGACCTCGCCTCAAAACCGCGGCGGCCGCTTCTCCGCGAACGCCTTGATGCCCTCCTTGATCTCGTCGCCGCGCATGCTGTCGCGGTGGCGCTGGTCGGCAGCGCGCTCATCCAGCTCGCCGCGGGCGAATTCGTTGATTGCGCGTTTCATGCCGCGCATCGCGTTCGGGGCATTGCCGGCGAGAATGTTGGCGAGCTTGTCGACTTCCTCGTCGAGTGTCTCCACCGGCACCATGGCGGTGAGATAGCCGATCCGCAGCATCTCCGGCGCACTGATCTTCTGTGCAGTGAGAAACAGCTTCTTGGCGTTGTCGACGCCGAGCCGCGTTACGTAGCGTTTGATGCCGCTCCTGTAATAGTGCAGCCCGAGCCGCGCCGCCGGCATGAACATTTCCGCGGTGTCGACGCCGATGCGGAAATCGCAGGCGAGCGCGAGGTCGGTCGAGCCGCCATAGACGCCGCCATTAAGCCGGCAGATCGTCGGCACGCCAAGATCCTCCAGCCGGTTGACGACGACTTCGAAGGCCGAGCCCGCGCTCTGCTGCTCGTTGGCGCTCACTGCCCGCTCGGCGACCGAATTGAGATCGTAGCCCGCGGAGAAGGCGCGTCCCGTGCCGGTCAGGACCAGCACGCGGATATCAGGATCGGCCTCGATCCGGTCGAACAGCTTTGTCAATTCGCCGAGATCTTCGGCCTGGAGCCGGTTGAGATGCTTGGGCCGGTTCAAGCGGATGGTGGCGCGTGCACCAGCGATTTCGAGCACGGGGGGACTTGCCGCGTCGGCTGTGTCCGACATTCTTGTCTCCATTTACTTGTTTTCGAGCGTGCGGCGCTTCGCCTCGGCGTCGATGGTCTCGGCGAGGTCCGGGTGCCGCGCCATCAGCACGCGGAAGTCGACGAGGTCGAGCACCAGCAGCCGCGATACTTTCGTGGTCGAGACATTGGCGCCGCGCATGTTGTTGCCGAGCAGCGCCATCTCGCCGAAGAAGGCGCCCTCGCCGAGCTGGACCTTCTTGCCGGGGAGGTCGACCTCGACCGCACCGGCGGCGATGAAATACATGCAGTCGCCCTGCGCGCCCTTGCGGATGATCATGGTGCGCGCCGGCAGCTCCATGGTGCGCAGCATGTGGGTGACGTCGGCGATGGCCGCCGGGCCCAGCGCCGCGAAGAATGGCACTTTGCTGACGGATTCCCAGGTCTTGAGGAAGTTGTCACGCCGCGTTTCCGCCGCGAACCCGGTCGCCAGAATACCGGTCCAGAGGCCGAACACGCCGAGGCCGGAGATCATCACCAGCGCAGCGATCATGCGACCGAGCGGCGTGACCGGCACGACGTCGCCATAGCCTGTCGTGGTCAGCGTGACGACCGCCCACCACAGCGCGGCAGGGACGCTGCCAAACGTCTGCGGCTGCACGTCCCGCTCCAGGAAATATTCGGCGACGGAAGCGAGGAACACCACCATCAGGAAGATCACGAGCACGCTGACCAGCGGCCCCGATTCCAGCACCAGCACACGTCTGAGCTGGCGCAGGCCGGGAATACCCGGCACCACCTTCAGCACCCAGAGCACGCTCAGCAGCCAAGCCGTCTTGGGCTCGGCGCCGAAGATCAGCGCGACCGGCACGGCCAGCGCCCCCAAGGCGTCGACCAGCCCGGCGGAGGAGGACATGTAGAGGGCGAGCCGCCCCTGCCGCGTCATGTGGCGCAGTCGGACCAGCCATTCGAACACGAAATAGACGAGACAGGCCCACAACAGGAAATCGACCCAGCGGTGGGCCGTTTCATAGGCCGGATCGAGCGTCAGCAGCGCCATGCTGACCACGCCGACGGTCACGGCCACATAGGCCACCTTGGTCATGTTGCGGCCGGCGGTCGCGGCCATAAACTGGGCCAGAGCAGGAAACATCGGCTTGGACATGCGGAGTGGCGGCTCGGTGCTGGTTCTTGCGGTCCCGGGCTGGGACCTCAGCGCCAAAGTGCCCGCCCGCACCGGAGCCGTCAACGACGGGGCGTTCAGTACGGCGCCTGATGCAGGACCGGGCCTGCTTGCTATTTGAAATGTGGAGGTTCGTCGTAGCCGCGGCGGCTGCTCAGGAACAACAGCATCATGAGGCCGATGCCGACGATCACGGAAAACCCCGCTCCCAGCGCCAGTGCCACATAACCTTCCGTCGGAATCGGGGCGCCCCCGACCGCCATCGCGGAGTAGGCGAAATAACCAACCGCAACCAGCATTCCCAGCAAGATGATGAGAAGGAGCATACGCATGGTGCGTTCTCCGGTTGTACAAGGAGGCCAACGGTTGCAGAGGCAAAACCGTTCCAGCGGGCGGGCCGCGATTCGCCTCAAAAGGCGAAGGCCCCGGGCCCCGAGCCGCGAATCGATAGGTCAGGCACTCTGAGCTGTCTTCACCACCACGACATTGCTGTCGTCCGGTAGGGGCAGAGCGGCAGGGCTCGCGACCTGGTCGGCCTCGCCGCAATGGCGTTTCAGGTAGTCGCGGCGCATCTCGATCTCGTCGCGCACAAATTCATAGCCGAGCTTGAAGGTATCGAGCCCGTCGGTACTGATCGTACCGTCTCTGAGGCCGACCACGGCGCCGCGCAAGATGCTCTCGAGCTCGTCCTGCAGGCATTCGAGCTGGTCCAGCGAATGAGCGTGCTCGATGCGCTCGCCGACGTCGAGGACAGCGGTCGAAAGCTCGCCAGCCTTCTCCGGCGCGATCCTCGTGATCTTGGCGTAGATCGCGGCGAAGATCGAGCCGATGACGCTGAGCGCGGCGGCGCCCAGATACATCATGTCGCTGTACTTATCCATGAACGACTTGGTGTCGTCGTTGATGTAATCGGCGGCGCCCTGATGCGCCATCACGTAAGCGTCCTTCTCGACGGAGGCCGGTTCGATATGGGTTGCAAAGCCGTTGTCGAGCCCGAGCGCGGACTTGTTCTCGTAGACGATGCGCGCGATGTCGCCAGCGGTGGTCGCCGACATCTTGGACTGCGCGACCAGCAGCCATTCGAGGCCGATCGTGTCGAGATCGTCGTCGGGAATCTCGGGCGACGCCGACAGCGTGCCGGCCGTCAGCGTCTCGTCGGAAATGCCGGGGAATTTACGCGCCAGCGCCTTGGCGTCGTCGATTGCATTGAGCGTGAAGCCGCCGCGCTTGGCGACCTGCTCATAAGCCTTGTCGCGCACGGCCCTGGAGGCGTGGACGACGGCAATCACCGCGCTGAAGCCGTTGGCCGGCGCGAACAGCTTGTCCAGCGTCGCACCCGGCGGCGCCATCTGGATTTTCGCGGCGTCGGGGCTGTCGGCGGGAATGTCGAGGATGCTGCGGACGAAGGCGAGAGAGGAATCATTCTCGGCGAGAATGGCGACCTTCTTCTTCTTGAGCTCGACGAGCGACTTGATCTTCTTGTTGCCGGGGCCGAGCAGGAGCACGAGATCGTGCTCGAGGATCGCGAGCGTGCGCGCCCGCAGCGGCACCTTGGCGTCGGTGCGCAGGACGGCAAGATCGGCCTGCTTGCGATCGAACTGCGCGAGCGCCTTGGCGTTGTCGGCGCTGTTGACGATCTTGATCCGGAAGCGCGAGGCGTTGTTCTTCAGCAGTGTGGCGAGCTTGGTCGCGAACAGGGCTTCGTCGCTGTTGGGAGCGCCGACGGCAAAGGTCAGCGTCTCCGAATTGTGCAACCAGGCGCGGCCGGCCCAGACGGTGGCAAGCGACAGCAGCAGGGTCAGCACGACATAGAGCAGGACCTGCTGCTGATTGGTCTTGATCACCTTGGGACGCCGTCGCGGCGGGAGCTCGGCTGACGAGGTCGGGCCTTCAGCACTCATGGCAGCACTCTGGCCTTATTTCTGGGTGGCGCGCGGCACGACGATCGCCGGCGGCACGCTCGAAAATTTCGTAAGCGTCTGAAAAAAGAACGATAATCCTCTACCTGAGGATGATAGCGCTCCAGCAAAAGAATGCAAATTCCGCGCCGAAGGTAACCTTACCCGACCGATCCGCGTCGTTTGGTCATGCTATCACCGTTTAGCCACAGTTGGCGATTTTCCAGTTTCCCCCGGCTGCATTCCGTCGCGGGAGATGTCATAAATCAGCGGTCCCGATGTTCTGGCGGGTCCAAAAAGAAGTTGCGCTGAACGCTCCATTTTTTCTTTTCGAGTCAACGAGGGCGTCAGCTTTGTCGTTTCCACCCCTGTCATCGGCGGTTCCGGTCGAAGCGCTCATTGGCTGGATGTTGCTGCTCACCTTCAAGCACATCATTGCCGATTTCGTGCTGCAGACCGCCTGGATGGCGCATGGCAAGGACCAGAAGCACGGCTGGGCTTTGCCGCTTCTGGTGCATTGCCTGATTCACCTTGCGGTTGCGTTGCCGCTGATCCTGATCGTGGCGCCGAAGTTCTGGTTCGTGGCGCTGATCGACTTCTTTATTCACATCACGATCGACCGCGCCAAGGGACTGGTCTCGGCGAATTTCGGCGTCAATCAGGAGCACCCCTGGTTCTGGACCCTGATCGGCGTCGACCAGGCGCTGCACCACCTGACCGGCTTCGGCCTCTCCATCTTCATGGCGGCGAACTGAGGTCGGTTGTTTCCGATCCTCGGCCCGTCTGGGCCGACTTATTCGCGTCCAGGGCGCAAGGACCCCGGGTGACTACCGTTCCGGGTGGTTAACCTTTCATTAGAGAATTGCGCTGCATCTTCCCCACACGAGGGAGAACTGCAATGTTTTCAAGCCGCGACGCTTATGAAAGCGATTTCTGCCCGGTTCGCGACGAGCTCCTTGGCGAGATGTACCGCGCCAGCGAGAGTGGCCTGCCGAGGCTGGTTGAGAGTGTTTCCCCTGACGCGCGCGCCAGGCTGGCGCTGTTCTGCTATCGCCGCAGCCATCTTCATTCGCTGGCCGTCGCGATCGCAGCCAGCTGCAGCGAGCGCAACCTGATCGAGAACGGCGGCCGTGTCGGCTCGACGCTCTATGCGCTGTCGCGCGGGGGCTCGGCCAAAGCGTCCCCGTCGCTGTCGGGTGGCCGCAAGCCGATCACGCTGTCGACCAAGCCGCTCTCGGTCCTCGCACCGCTGGACGACGAGATCGACGACGAGATCAGCGAAGCGGTTCCGGCTTAAGCGGTCACAATTACGGGCAGCCCGAACTTCCGCCGCGCCATCGCGCATTCGGCGTCGCCGGGCATGCAGGTGCGGCACACCTCCGGCCGGACCGCATAGATGCCGCATGCGGTCACCTTGCCGATCTCGCCCTGCAACGCCGAACAGCGATCGCCCTCGCAGCGCATGCCGGATTGACGCGCGTTGACGAGCGTCTCCGGAATAGCTGCAAGCTCCTCGTCGCTCTCGATCGAGAAGCGCGGCCAGTTCTGCGAGTAGCCGCAGCAGGCGCCGCAGCTCTGGCAACAGCTCGACAGATCGATTTCTTCCATCGTCGTCACGTGTCCTTCAGGTATCTTTGGGCGGACCCCAGACCAGGCTCTGCCGCCATTTGGCGCGCAACACGTCGCGCCGCTCCGGATATCTTTCGTCGAGATAGGTCGCATCCACGACACGGTCGGTGCGGAAGCTGCGAAAATCGCTACGCAGCTCGCACCAGGCCGCGAGCAGGCGCACGGCTTCGAGATAGCCGACCGAGATCGGCCAGATCATGCGCTCGCTGGGGCGGCCCTGCTCGTCGCGATAGCGCAGCATGATCTTCTTGCCCTCGTGAATCTGGGTGCGCGTGCGCGCCATGTCCAGGCGGTCCGGCTCCCTGTTCCAGCTCGGCCGCGCGCGGCTCGCAGGCTCCAGCACGAAGGGACGCAGGCGCTCGGGCACGGTGTCGGCGATCTTGGCCATCAGATCTTCAGCCGCGCGCGCCAGCGTGGAATCGGCATGGCCCGCGACCCATTGCGCGCCCAGCACCGCCGCCTCGATCTCGTCGGGTGTCAGCATTAGGGGTGGCAGGTCGAAACCCTTCTCGAGAATGTAGCCCATGCCGGCTTCGCCACGGATCGGCACGCGCTGGCCCATCAGCGTTGCGATGTCGCGATAGATCGTTCGCTTCGAAGTCTCGAGCTCGGCCGCAATCGCGTCCGCCGTCAGCGGCTTGCGGGTGCGCCTCAGCACCTGGATGATCTGAAACAGCCGGTCGGCGCGTCTCATGGCAATTCTCTCATCGGGGACGGATCAGAAAAAGGTGCGTGGCTGCTGACAGGATGCTGGCAGCAGGGGAGTTCTATACCGGGACAACACATCGACTGAAGAGGATTTGTCCATGATCATTCCAACCCATTTCGGTCCGGCCGGTCCGTTGTGGCGGAGCCAGGCCTCGTTGCATGCCTCGCTGTATGCCTGGGCCTTCAGCCGCCTCACCCTTTTCGATCTCACCGTCGTCGACCTCCGCGTGGCGCTCGCGACCATGCTGACACGCTCGCTGATCCAGGCTGCGGACGCGCTGGTCCGCCATGTCATGGGCCGCGCCTGGCGGGGGGCCCGTTTCGCAGAAGATATCACGGCTGCTGCCACCATGGTGGCAGCAGCCCGGCACTAGGTTCCGTCAACTCTTTCGGCAGGTTCAGGAGAGCTCCAATGATCACGCTTTATGGCTTTGGCACCGGCTTCGGCCTGCCGGAAATCAGCCCCTTTGTCACCAAGACCGAGGTGCAGCTCAAGATGGCGGGACTGCCCTACCGGAAGGAGCGCGCGATGCCGCCGGCTTCACCGAAGGGGCAGCTGCCTTTCATCGATGACGGCGGCGAGGCGGTGGCCGATTCCACTTTCATCCGCGCCCATATCGAGCGCCGCTACGGCTTCGACTTCGACGCCGGCCTTTCCCTGCACGAACGCGCCCAGGCCTGGGCGTTCGAGCGCATGATCGAGCACCACGTCTATTGGTCGCTGGTCGGCGCGCGCTGGGTCGATGCTGCCAATTTCGCCAAGGGTCCTGCGCATTTCTTCGACGGGGCGCCCGAGCACAGCCGCGAGAAGCTGCGCGAGGACGCCCAGTTCCGTGTCGCCGAGAATTACCTGCTCTCTGGCCTCGGCCGCCACGCTCCCGATGACGACGTCGAACTCGCGGTTCGCTCGCTGTTCGCGCTGTCGGTGCAGCTTGGCGACAAATCCTATCTGATGGGCAACAAGCCCAGCGGGGTCGACGCGACCGCGTTCGGCGCGCTCGCCGGAATTCTCACACCGTTCTTCGAATCCCGGCTGCGCGAGCGTGCGGAAGGATTTCCGAACCTCACCGCCTATGTCGACCGGATGATGGATAGCTACTATCCAGAGTTCGCCTGGACGCCACTGCGGCAAGCGGCCTGACGCAATCGCCCGGAAAGCGCAAAAGAAAAGAGCCGGCCCATCGGGCCGGCTCTCGCCATCTCGGAAACTATCGCCGCTTACTTCGCGAGCGTGTATTTGCCGTTCTTGACCGTGAGCAGGATGCGCGAGCGGTCGTCGAGACCGTAGCGATCCTTTTCGGTGAAGTTGTAGACGCCTTGGCTCGCCGGGATCTCCCTTTCGGTCAGCCAGGCTTGGCGGATGGCCTCGCGGAATTCCGGCGTGCCGGGCTTCGCCGTCTTCAATGCGGTCGGAATGATGCGCTTCAGGACCTCGAAAGCGTCATACGAGTGACCGGCGAACTGGCTGCGGCTGTTCGGGCCGTACTTGCCTTCATAGGCGGCGTTGAGTGCTAGACCCGGCTTCTTGGTCGCGGCCTCGTCCGGCTGGTCCTCGGGATCCATGACGGGACCGGACGCCATCAGCACGCCTTCGGCAGCTTTGCCGGCGATGCGGATGAAGTCCATGCTGGCGGCGCCGTGGGTCTGGTAGATCAGGCCCTGATAACCGCGCTCGCGCAACTCGGTCTGCGGCAATGCGGCTGCGGTACCGGAGGCGCCGATCAGGATCGCGTCGGGATTGGCTGCGACGAGCTTCAGAACCTGTCCGGTGACAGACGTGTCGGGCCGCGCGAAGCGCTCCTCGTCGACCATGGTCATGCCCATCGGCACGCCCTGGGCCTTGAAGTCGTTGAACCAGAGGTCGCCGTAGGAGTCGGAATAGCCGATATAGCCGACCGTCTTCACGTTGTGGGCCTTCATGTGCTCATAGAGCACCTTGCCCATGATCGGAATCGGTTGCGGCATCGACACCGACCACTTGGCACGCTCGGGCGTGATCGGGAACGGCGCAAGGCCGAAATGCGGAATGCCGGCTTCGTTGGCGACGTTGGAGATCGCGATGGATGGCGGTGTCGTCGAGGAGCCCATGATGATGTCGGCCTTGGACTCCGTGACGAAGCGGCGTGCGTTCGTGGTTGCCGTCGTCGGGTCGCCGCCGTCGTCGAGCACGATCACCTTCAGCGGCACGCCGCCGATTTCCTTCGGCACGAATTCCAGCGCATTGCGCTCGGGAATGCCGAGGGCGGCGGCAGGACCTGTGGTGGTCACGCTGATGCCGATGGTGATTTCGTTGGTCTGGGCCAGCCCGGGCAGGGCCGGCAGCGCCAGCGTGGCCGCCGCGATGGCAGCGGTCAGGTAAAAGCGTTTCATTGATTCCTCCCTTGACGTTTTTCTTTGAAAGCAGAAATCGGGGATGAATTCAGCCCCGTCTTTTGGCGATGCGGCGATTTAGCTCCGGACCTAGCTTCCTGTGAATTTGGCTACCATTTCCGGAGGGAATGGTGCCGATTTCAGCTTGTCGGGGTTAACGGGATCGCGGCCGACCAGGACGCGGGTCTCAAAACCTTCGATAGCAAGTGCCTCGCCCTTGTAGACATTGTGCTTCACCTCGAAGCTCGAGCGCTTGATGCTCTCGATCTTCGTTTCGATGGTGATCCAGTCGCCATAGGTCGAGGGGATGTAGAACTTGGACCGCGTATCGACCATGGGGATGCCCACCAGGCCGTATTTGCGGACCAGATCCTGCTTGGAGAAACCGGCGACCTCGAACAGGGTCGACGTCGAATCGTCGAACATCGCGAAATAGCGCGGGTAGTAGACGATGTTGGCGGGGTCGCAGTCGCCCCACTGGATCTGGACGTCGCGCCGGTTCACGAACATGCGTGATGCTCTTACTTGGGCGCCATGCGCAGCGAGCCGTCAAGGCGCACCACTTCGCCGTTGAGGTAGGAATTCTCGACCATGTGCAGGGCGAGCGCGGCGAACTCGTCGGCATGGCCGAGCCGGCGCGGGAAGGGAATGGCAGCGGCAAGCGAGTCCTGCGCTTCTTGCGGCAGATTGGCCAGCAGGGGCGTCAGGAACAGGCCGGGCGCGATCGTCAGCACGCGAACGCCGAACTGGGCGAGCTCGCGGGCGATCGGCAGCGTCATGCCGACGATGCCGCCCTTGGACGCCGAATAAGCCGATTGGCCGATCTGGCCGTCATAGGCGGCGACGGACGCCGTGTTGATGATGACGCCGCGCTCGCCGGTCGCCTGCGGCTCGAGCTTGGACATCTCGGTCGCGGCGAGGCGCAGCATGTTGAAGGTGCCGATCAAATTGACCTTGATCACCTTGTCGAAATCGGCGAGCGCCATCGGGCCGTCGCGGCCGACGACGCGCTTCGCCACGCCGATGCCGGCGCAGTTGACCAGCACGCGGGCCGGGCCATGGGCCTTGGTCGCCTGCGCGATCGCGGCTTCGGCGGAGGCCGCATCGGAGACGTCGCAGGTCACGGCCACGCCCTTGATCTCGGCGGCAACGGTCTCGGCGAGCTTGGCATTGAGATCGCACACCGCGACCCTGGCGCCCTGCGCCGCCAGCTTTCGCGCGGTGGCGGCGCCCAGTCCCGATGCGCCGCCGGTGACGATGGCTGCCTGATCCTTCAACAACATGGCGTTCTCCTTCGATGAATTCTTAGCCGACCGATATCACACGGTCCGATGGATTGGCAGCGTAGAGCTCCTCGATCAGCGCGCCGCGATGCTCGAGCACGACACGCTGGTTGATCGAGCCCTTGTCGGTGACCTCGCCCTTGTCGATCGACAGCGGCGCATCCAGCAGGATGGCGCGCGTGATCCGCGTCGAGGAGCCGGTGGCCGAAGAAAGGAACTGGATCAGGCGCTCGCGGAAAGCTTCACGGACCAGCTGGTCGCGGGCGGTGACGGTGAGATTGTCGGCCGGCAGCGTCGGGTTGACCAGGCGGCAGCCGTCGAGATCGAGAAGCACCAGGGCGGAGACCTCGTCGCGGTTGATGCCGGCGATGACCACGTCGCGTACCAGCGGCGCACAGGCAGCGACGAAGCGCGCACGCAGCGGACCGACGCTGACCCAGGTGCCGCTCGCGAGCTTGAAATCCTCGCTGACGCGGCCGTCGAAATCGAAGCCGGCGTTGAGATCATCGGGATCGGCGGGCTTGAGCGCGTCGCCCATCTTGTAAAATCCTTCCTCGTCGAAGGATTTCGCGGTGATGTCGGGCTGGCGCCAATAGCCGGGCATCACGTTCGGGCCCTTGGCACGAACTTCCATCTTGCCGTTGTTGGGCACCAGTTTTGCGTCATTCCCCGAGACCGGCAGTCCGACGTGGCCCGAGCGGCTGGTACGCGGATTGACCGACATGAAGAACGGCGCGGTCTCGGTCGCGCCGAGGCCGGTCAGCATCGGCACGCGATAGCCTTTTTCCTTCACGGCGAGCTCGTCGAGGCTGTTCCAGACGAAGGGTGACAGCGCCGCGCCCGAGAAGAACATCGCGTGCAGCCGGTCGAAGAACTTTGCACGCAGGCCTGGGTCGTCGCGCAAATAAGGCAGCAGCGATTCATAGCCCTTGGGCACGTTGAAATAGACCGTCGGCGAGATCTCCTGGAGATTGCGCACGGTCTCCTCGATGCCGCCCGGCATCGGCTTGCCGGCGTCGAGATACATCGAGCCGCCATTGTAGAGCGTCAGCCCGATATTGTGGTTGCCGCCAAAGGTGTGATTCCAGGGCAGCCAGTCGATGATGACGGGCGGTTCGTCCTTGAGGAAGGCGAGCGTCTCGCGCAGCATCACCTGGTTGGCGCAGATCATGCGCTGGGTGTTGATGACAGCCTTGGGATTTCCGGTCGAGCCCGACGTCAGCAGAAATTTTGCGATCGTGTCGGGGCCGATCTTGCCGTGCACCGCGTCGAGATCGCTGCGGATCGGCGTTG
This portion of the Bradyrhizobium diazoefficiens genome encodes:
- a CDS encoding helix-turn-helix transcriptional regulator gives rise to the protein MRASRMLSILTTLQAKGQVTAPALAEACEVSVRTIYRDIDALAASGVPVYADRGAEGGYRLLDGYRVRLNGLSQSEAGALFLAGLPGPAAALGLDAAMIAAQSKLMAALPANLREDAGRMQERFHLDAPGWFGEAEEPKHLRAIAGAALRGTLIKIRYQSWRAEKQRRVAPLGLVLKGGSWYLAGQVDGSVRTYRIARVLDCTALDDRFDRPADFDLAAYWQDATLRLETEMHPNVAIVRLSPIGVKLLDALSQPYVRARTQIEETTDADGWRIARVPTGKTSWHAAAELLRLGSEVEVLEPADLREKMAEMTQAMAARYRAARKA
- a CDS encoding glutathione S-transferase family protein; translation: MTDPNRITLYYSPQSRATGTRVLLEELGAPYDLHVLNMKAGEQRRPPYLAINPLGKVPAIRHGEALVTEQVAIYIYLADLFPQAGLTPALNDPLRGPYLRWTAYYGSSFEPALIDKFMQREPAPITQSPYADYDTMLGAFEAQLSEGPYLLGERMTAADILWGVAFNWTMMFGIVPKKDVFVRYCERITSRPAFQRINAADDEMAAQHAAAVGGASS
- a CDS encoding enoyl-CoA hydratase/isomerase family protein; amino-acid sequence: MSDTADAASPPVLEIAGARATIRLNRPKHLNRLQAEDLGELTKLFDRIEADPDIRVLVLTGTGRAFSAGYDLNSVAERAVSANEQQSAGSAFEVVVNRLEDLGVPTICRLNGGVYGGSTDLALACDFRIGVDTAEMFMPAARLGLHYYRSGIKRYVTRLGVDNAKKLFLTAQKISAPEMLRIGYLTAMVPVETLDEEVDKLANILAGNAPNAMRGMKRAINEFARGELDERAADQRHRDSMRGDEIKEGIKAFAEKRPPRF
- a CDS encoding cyclic nucleotide-gated ion channel, with protein sequence MSKPMFPALAQFMAATAGRNMTKVAYVAVTVGVVSMALLTLDPAYETAHRWVDFLLWACLVYFVFEWLVRLRHMTRQGRLALYMSSSAGLVDALGALAVPVALIFGAEPKTAWLLSVLWVLKVVPGIPGLRQLRRVLVLESGPLVSVLVIFLMVVFLASVAEYFLERDVQPQTFGSVPAALWWAVVTLTTTGYGDVVPVTPLGRMIAALVMISGLGVFGLWTGILATGFAAETRRDNFLKTWESVSKVPFFAALGPAAIADVTHMLRTMELPARTMIIRKGAQGDCMYFIAAGAVEVDLPGKKVQLGEGAFFGEMALLGNNMRGANVSTTKVSRLLVLDLVDFRVLMARHPDLAETIDAEAKRRTLENK
- a CDS encoding TAXI family TRAP transporter solute-binding subunit — its product is MSAEGPTSSAELPPRRRPKVIKTNQQQVLLYVVLTLLLSLATVWAGRAWLHNSETLTFAVGAPNSDEALFATKLATLLKNNASRFRIKIVNSADNAKALAQFDRKQADLAVLRTDAKVPLRARTLAILEHDLVLLLGPGNKKIKSLVELKKKKVAILAENDSSLAFVRSILDIPADSPDAAKIQMAPPGATLDKLFAPANGFSAVIAVVHASRAVRDKAYEQVAKRGGFTLNAIDDAKALARKFPGISDETLTAGTLSASPEIPDDDLDTIGLEWLLVAQSKMSATTAGDIARIVYENKSALGLDNGFATHIEPASVEKDAYVMAHQGAADYINDDTKSFMDKYSDMMYLGAAALSVIGSIFAAIYAKITRIAPEKAGELSTAVLDVGERIEHAHSLDQLECLQDELESILRGAVVGLRDGTISTDGLDTFKLGYEFVRDEIEMRRDYLKRHCGEADQVASPAALPLPDDSNVVVVKTAQSA
- a CDS encoding DUF3307 domain-containing protein, which encodes MLLLTFKHIIADFVLQTAWMAHGKDQKHGWALPLLVHCLIHLAVALPLILIVAPKFWFVALIDFFIHITIDRAKGLVSANFGVNQEHPWFWTLIGVDQALHHLTGFGLSIFMAAN
- a CDS encoding YkgJ family cysteine cluster protein, which codes for MEEIDLSSCCQSCGACCGYSQNWPRFSIESDEELAAIPETLVNARQSGMRCEGDRCSALQGEIGKVTACGIYAVRPEVCRTCMPGDAECAMARRKFGLPVIVTA
- a CDS encoding helix-turn-helix transcriptional regulator, which gives rise to MRRADRLFQIIQVLRRTRKPLTADAIAAELETSKRTIYRDIATLMGQRVPIRGEAGMGYILEKGFDLPPLMLTPDEIEAAVLGAQWVAGHADSTLARAAEDLMAKIADTVPERLRPFVLEPASRARPSWNREPDRLDMARTRTQIHEGKKIMLRYRDEQGRPSERMIWPISVGYLEAVRLLAAWCELRSDFRSFRTDRVVDATYLDERYPERRDVLRAKWRQSLVWGPPKDT
- a CDS encoding glutathione S-transferase family protein; this encodes MITLYGFGTGFGLPEISPFVTKTEVQLKMAGLPYRKERAMPPASPKGQLPFIDDGGEAVADSTFIRAHIERRYGFDFDAGLSLHERAQAWAFERMIEHHVYWSLVGARWVDAANFAKGPAHFFDGAPEHSREKLREDAQFRVAENYLLSGLGRHAPDDDVELAVRSLFALSVQLGDKSYLMGNKPSGVDATAFGALAGILTPFFESRLRERAEGFPNLTAYVDRMMDSYYPEFAWTPLRQAA